The DNA segment CAGTGCCTTGATGCCCCGGCTCCGCGGTGACAGGCTGCTGATGGAGGTGGGCATGCGGGGTGCCTCTCCCCCCGCCTCAGCGGACTCCTTCGCGGCATGGAGGGTGGCGTCCAGCAGGTCCACGGTGAGGATCTTCGGCAGGCGGATGAAGTTGGAGGTCATCATCGCGAAGCGCATGTTCGCCATCGGGCTGCCATGGTGGGGGACTGCGAGGAAGACGACGCGCTTCGGCTCCTTGAGAGGCTTGTAGAACATGCCCGCGCGGATGAGTTCGCGGGTGCTTCCGTTCACCTCCAGTTGGTCGATGGGTTTGTCGAAATGCTCATCATAGATCACGCGGCCCGGGTCGGTGATGCTGGAGCGGGTGATGAGTCCGCCCATGGAGTGGGCCAGGATGACCATGTTGTTGAGCTGGGTGTCATCCCCCTGTGTGCGGGCGTATTTCGTCGCGGCGTTGATGTATTCGCGGAAGCGGATGCCGGTGTAGAGCCACGGATTCCCCGTGGGGTAGTTGAACAGCCAGACCTGGTATTTCTCGCGGAACCATGGCTCCGGGGAGAGGTCGTTGATGATGTAGCGGAAGGCGTCCGGGCTGGATTTCAGTCCATGGACCATCACGATGGGGATCTTCTTCGGATCGTAGGGTTGGAGAAAGTAGAGTCCGGTTTCCTCCATGTAGCGTCCGGGCAGCAGCACGTTCTGGATGGTGAGGTCATCCAGGTTGCTCATGTTCCAGTAGAAGACATTGGGCGCGGTCCAGTCCGCGGCGAGCGGGCGGCGGGTCTCCGCGTAGTAGAAATCATCATCGATCCAGCGCTTCACGAAGTGCCAGACCGGCTTCCCGTCCTTGTCGAAGCGGAGGGTGGCATTCACCGCGTAGGGCATGCCGGTGGGCGGCTGGAACGCGGGGCGGGGGACATTGATGGGCGTGGTCTCCTTCCAGCCGACCAACGCGACGCCGATGCCGGGGGTGAGGTGGCGCCGGTTTTCCCGCCGGATCTTCACATTCGTGGCGGGGAAAAGGGCGTCGAATTCGCCGGGGTCCGCCTTGTGACGCTTCGCCGGAAAGATGGTGGTGTCCATGGCGGCGGCGCGGTCCTGCCAGGAACCCTGGCCGCAGCGGAGCTGGTCGAACAGCCGGGCGACGGCGGTGTTGTAGTCCGCCTCCGCCTTCGGCCAGTCGGCCTTGCGTGATCCGTCGGCCAGCACCTGCCAGGAGGTCCTCGCGGTCTCGACCAGCGTGTTGGCGGGTGCCCGGGACGCCCGCGGCACACGGTGGCACTGCGGAGGCTGGGGAGCACCGCAGTGGGTGAGGCAGACGACGGCCAGAAAAGGCAGCGCGAAACGGACGATGACTTTCATTTGGCGGAGCGGTCGGAGAATGGAGGAGGAAAGGGAAGATTCCAAGATCGGATCTCATCTTGTAGCGGAAGTCGTGAGACTTCCGGCTGGGGGAAGTCCACTGAAAACCGGAGCCAGTTCGGTCGTGGTGAACCTGCCCAGCCGAACCTCTCACGAGGTTCGCTACCGGATTGTCTCCCATGAGGGAATGCCGATGGTTTTCAGATACGGCGCGCAGGCTGCGTCCTCCCGGTCCGTTCCCAGCGCCTGGTAGAGATGCCAGATCGGCTTCTTCCCGTGCGGGTCGCCGGGTTCGTCGGGGAATTTCCGCAGGCCGATGCGGAGTCCGTATTCGTGGCGGTTGTCGATCCAGTTATGATATTCCCATGCCTTGATGGAGGAGAGGCCGGACAGTTTCTTCCAAGCGTAGGCCATGCCCGCAGCCTGCTCTGCCAGGACGGCGTCGGAGTAATCCTTCGAGTTGAAGCCATTCTCGGAGAGGTGGACGGGGCGGACGTTTCCATGGTGGAGCAGCCGGGGTTGCTTCATGAAGACGTCCAGCACCTCCAGATTCTTGGGGGTGATTTTGGCGGTGTCCGGGCTGTGGGTGGCCTGGTCATCCTCCCAGGTGCGGGGATTGAGCAGGGACTGGGGGTAGGGATGGTAGGCTACACCCCAGGGGAAATCTCCCTCCGCCTCACCGAAGCGGGCCAGCAGATCGAGCAAACGCTTCGAGCCATACCATTCCTTTTTCCCGGGATCCGCCCAGTGGTGCGTGAGGGAAATCAGGACGCGGGCGTTCGGATCATACTGGCGGGCGATGAGGTCCATCATCCGCATGGAGCGCAGGTAGAGATCCATGAACTCGACGGCGGACTTTTCACCCGCGTTGGTCCACTCGTGGCCCGCATCCACCTCGTTGTGCATGATCCACTGGTGGACCCGACCGTGCGGGGTGCCTGCCTTTGACCACCGCTCGGCCATCAGATCGAGGACTGCCCCGTAAAGGGAAATGCCGTCAGTGGAAGTGACGTTGGGCATGGCAAAGATGCCATCCTTCGTGGCGTCCGGGTGGCCCATCAGACGGACGACGTCGTTATTTTCACGCGCGGGATTTCCCACCAGCAGGATGGCGGAAACCATCACGCCGTTCTTCTCCGCCTCCGCGAAAGTCCGGTCGAGTTCGGCAAGACGGTCCTCCCGCGCATGCCAGGTCCGGCCATTCCACTGGAACGGCACCGTTCCGGGACCGGGCTGGAGCGCGACCAGCGTATCGACCTTCACGTTCACGGTGACGGAGGAAATGCCCAGCGTCTCCAGCTCCCCGGGGATGCGGCCGGCGTTCCAGCCGCCGAGGCCTTTCTTCGATTTCAGGACGGCGGGTGGCAGGTCCGGTGCGCGGCAGGTGACCTCCTCCGCATAGCGGGCATGGGAGATGGCTTTCCCGTCCCCGACCAACTGCCAGCGGTGGGTCAGGCGGTCGCCACGGGGAACGGTCAGGCTGAACTTCCCCGGCTGGATGGTGGCGAGGATCTCCGGTGCCGTGGTGTCATCATGACGCCGTTCCATCGGCAGGGACGCCAGGGATGCCTCCCGGTCGCTGGTGCCGGAAATGGTGATCTCCTTTTCCCCGGCGGTTACCCGCTCGATCCGGGCGGAAAATTCCGCCTCCAGATAGGCATCGAGCCGTGCTGACAGGTCCTCCGCTCCGGCAAGTGTGGCGGCGAGCGCCCAGCCGAGCGCCGCGATGGTTGGCATCCTCATGACGCGGCTTCCAACGGAGGCCGGTGGGCCGATATTTCACCACACTTCCCGCTTCCCCCGGGCAAAGTTCCCGATAGTTTCTCCGGACCATGTCCGCGACACTTTCCCTCATTCCGAAAATCGAACTCGGCGTCGTGCCGACCCATATCAAATTCGTCGGCGGCCTGGTGCCGGATGACAAAGGTTCCTTCCCGCGCGACGAGGACGGCGTGGTGCTGACGGTGGCCGAGATGCGCCGCCTTTGTGAAACCTCTCCGGTGAAGATTTCCTGCGTGCAGATCCCCTACTTCGCCGGTGCCCGCGCCACCGAGGTGGACGAGCTGATCAGCGGCCTCCGTGAGCTGGACCTGGAGGTCCACCTCATCCTGATGGTCGGCGGCGCGAACCCGATGAACCCTGCGGACGAGGACGCTGTCGTCGCCCAACTGGTGCCCGCCCTGAAGGCAGCCGCCGAACACGGTGTGGCCCATGTTTCCTCCACCTCCATCGAGGAGTGGATGAGCACCAACGAGACCCGCCGCGAAGGCGCTGACTACCAGGCCGCCATCGAGCAGAACGTGAAGGTCCACCTCCGCGCCTACAAGGAAGCGGGCTTGGCCGGCTCCGAGGTGAAGAACTGGCACATCGAGTTCCTGCGCCCGGGCGAGTTCAAGACCTTCAGCAGCATCCAGCGGGGCTGGGATTTCGTCGCCGCCGCGAACAAGGCGCTGGGCAAAAAGTTCTTCAAGCTGCTGGTCGATGCCGCCCACTGCGGCGACTCCGGCCTCAGCATCCCGGAAAACGAACAGATCATCGCCGACCTCGCCGCCGCGGATGAGCTGGGCATCTTCCATTGCTCCTGCCCGACGACACGTGGCTGCTTCTCCACCGACGACGGCTGGATCGGCGCGCTGCTCGCCGCTGCCGCGAAGACCGGCAAGCTGGAGCACGTCTTTGTCGAGTTCTTCCACCATGAGGACCCTGCGCTGGAACTTCTCCGCAACCTCGACCCCGGCCACGGCATCGATACCCGCGACGGCCGCAGCTACACCGAGCTGACCGTCGATGGCCTGGTGCAGACCGCCCATCGCTTGAATAACTACGTGGCGCGTGGGGTGTTGAAGTAAGGGGGAAGGACATTGCGGCAGAGCCGCCATGTCCGCTTCGCTCCCATTCCTGTCCTTCGGCGGCATAGGCAAACAAAGGAGGAGCAGCAATTCAGACTCCACGAGAGCCTGATGCGGAGTTCCTTTCTTTGTGCTCGTTGCAGCGTTGCGGGGATCTCTTTCATGACTCACCAATGCCGCCGGGGGACAGGAGTGTCCCCCCTCCTTACTATCTTGATGCTTGAAACCCGCCGGGGAACTCCGAAGTCTCCCCACCATGGAAAGAATTCACGGTGCCGCATCCTATGTGTTGAAGTCGGACTTGGTGGAGGTGGCGGTCACGGGGGATGGCGGTCATCTCGCTCCGGTGAGCTTCAGATTGGGCGATCGTGTGGTGTCCCCGTATGCGCTGGCGCCGTGGCTGCCGGATGAGGTGGACCAGGACCTGCCCGTGCTGCTGAAGAACCTGCGCGGCGATTTCCTTTGCCTGCCCTTCGGCCCGCAGGAAGGCGGCCAGCCCCACGGTGAGACGGCGAATTTCCCGTGGGAAGTACTGGAAAAAACCGACGACACCCTGCTCCTCCACATCGATGCCGGGGACATCGGCGCTTGTGTGAAGAAAGCCATCACGCTCAAGCCCGGCCACACTGCCCTCTACATCGACCACCGGATCAAGGGCCTGGAGGGGGATTTCAACTATGGCAACCATCCCGTCCTCGACCTGTCCGGCGTGAAGGGCCGCGTGACCGTCAGTCCCTTCCGCTGGGCGTCCGTCTATCCGCCCTATTTCTCCGATCCGAAGGACGGCGCGAGCCAGGCGCTGCGGCGCAACGCCACCTTCACGGACCTGAAGCACGTTCCGCTGCAGAACGGCCAGACCACGGACCTGACCCACTACCCGGCCCGTGCCGGAAATGATGATCTGGTGATGATGGTCAGCGTGCCCGCGACGGTGGAGCAACCATTCGCCTGGTCCGCCGTGGTGTTCGACGGCTACGTCTGGTTCCAGCTCAAGAATCCCGCGGATTTCCCCGCCACCCTGTTCTGGCTGTCGAACGGCGGTCGCTCCGCCGCTCCGTGGAACAGCCGCTACACCGGCAGGCTGGGCGTGGAGGAGGTCTGCTCGCATTTCTGCGATGGCGTGGATGCGTCACGCCAGGATCTGCTCAAGGAGCACGGCATCCCCACCACCCGGCATTTCTCGAAGGACGAAAAGGTTTCACTGCGGATCATCCAAGGCGTCGCGGCGGTGCCGGAGGGCTTCGGAGCCGTGGCGGAGATCGTTCCTGCTGGAGATGGCACCATTTCCGTCATTGGGGAGCATGGCCATACCGTCACCGCTGTGGTAGATTGGAAATTCGTGCTCTGACGGTATTTAGAAAAAGTCAGACAATTCTTGAAAAAAATCTGACGAATTGGATATTGGAAGCATGAAAATCAGCGTCGATCTGTCCGAGGAGGAGCTGGAGGAAATAAGCCGGGTTACTGGCCTGTCCAAGAAAGGTCCTGCCATCCGCAAGCTGGTGGTGGACGCCCTGCAGCTTCGTCGTCGCGCGGAGATCTCGGCCAAGTTCCTATCCGGCGAATATTCCACAGGGCTGGAAGGCTACGAAGAAGCGAAAGCCTCCGACCGGTCGGAAGCATCTGACTTTGCCGCCCTATGGCACTGATCCTCGACTCCTCATTGTGGGTTGATTTCACCCGGAGAAAATCACCCGCTGCCCTAAAGGCGAAGATCCATCCATGGATCATGGATCACCGCGCGACTCTCTGCGAGATGGTCGCGTTCGAGGTGCTGCGACACGCCACGATCGCCGAACGTGGTCCGCTCACGGCTCAGTTTTCCACTCTCCCGTTGCTGGCGACTCCGCCTACCCTCTGGCGGGATGCCGCAAAACTGGGCCAGGCTTGCCGGGACAAGGGAACCAACGCGGGCTCGATGGATCTCCTCATCGCCGCCATCGCCCTGCACCACCGTGCGGAGCTGGTGACATTCGATGCGGACTATCACGCGATCTCCGCTGTTTCAGGGTTGAAGATCACGGTTCTCAGCAGGGCGATACCCTGATCAGATCCGAGAATGAGGGCCCCGATCCTTTCCACTCGCGAGAAAACGGCTTGCCTCCGCCGGTCCATCCGCTGAAATACAGAAATACACGAAAAAAACCACGTTTTCCCACATTATCCAAAATCCATGAGCCATCCGCGCACCACCGAAGACCTGACGACCACTTCGTCGAATCTCAAGGCCCTCATCGACGGGCATCTCGAAGACACCGGCGGCCTGCTCCGCCTTTCGCCGAACTGGGTTCCCCGTTCCTTCCTCCAGCCGGGCCGCCGCATCAAGCTGCACCCGGACGACACCTACGCCTATGGCCTGAGCCGTGGCGGCATTGACGAGCGCTGGTTCGGCTCCACCACGGAGACCGCCAACGAAGGCCGCGACGGTGACGAGGGCCTGTCCTACGTCGTCGTGGGCAAGCAGCGCTTCACCCTGCGCGACGCCATCGCGGAGTCCGGCGCGGGCATCATCGGCAGCGCGCTGTGGGACAAGTATTCCAAGTGGCCGGTCTATTCGAAGTTCTTCGACAACATGGGGCCGATCCCGCACCACATGCACCAGAGCTCGGAGCAAGCCGCTCTGGTCGGTCAGGAAGGGAAGCCGGAGTCCTACTACTTCCCGCCGCAGCACAACAACGTCGGCAACAATTTCCCCTACACCTTCATGGGCTTCGAGCCCGGCACCACCCGCCAGCAGGTCTATGACTGCATCAAAAACTGGCACAAGGGTGACAACAAGATCCTCGCCCTGTCGAAGGCCTACAAGCTGGAGCCCGGCACCGGCTGGCTCATCGACCCGTGCATCCTCCACGCCCCGGGTTCCCTCTGCACCTATGAACCGCAGTGGGGTTCCGACGTGTTCGGCATGTACCAGAACCTCGTCGAAGGCCGCGAGGTGCCATGGTCCCTCCTCGTGAAGGACATGCCAGCGGACAAGCACCAGGACATCGACTTCATCATCGACCAGCTCGACTGGGAGAAGAACGTGGACCCGAACTTCAAGGACAACCACTACCTCGAACCCGTCACCTCCGAGAAGGGCGAAGGCTACCACGACAAGTGGATCGTCTATGGCAAGGTGGACGGCTTCCAGTACTTCACCGCGAAGGAACTCACCGTCGAGCCGGGCCACAGCGCCACTATCAAGGACAACGGCGCGTCCTCGTCCATCGTCGTGCAGGGCGAAGGCTACGCCAACAAGCTGCGCCTCACCTGCCCGAAACTGCTCCGCTTCACCGAGCTTTCCCAGGACGAGTTCTTCGCCACCGAGGAAGCCTCCAAGGCGGGCATCACCTACAAGAACACCTCCGACACCGAGCCGCTGGTCATCCTGCGCTACTTCGGACCGGAAGTGAACCCGGACGCCCCGGCGATGGGTGCCTACAAGAACAAGTAAGTCATGCAACCGCGCAGGAAGGCCGTTGTACATCTGTTAGGCGGAATTGCCCTCATCGTCGCTGGAGTCATCCTGACCGTGATGAAGATGGGACCATTTCCGCTGGCGCTCGTCTTCCCCGGCATCCCGCTGTTCTTCCTGGGCCTCGCATCTTTGAAAACTCCACAAAACTGAACCCCTTGATTTCATGAAACTCCATAACGCCATGTGGCCCGGCCTTGTCGGGAAAGAACCCGGCACCGACCACCCGCCGATCCCGCTCGACCGCATGATCGAGCTGACCGTCAACGCGTCCGTCAACGGCCGCAAGTTCGACGGCATCGACTTGTTCCTGTTCCACCCGCACACCGACCCGGACATTTCGGAAAGCGACCTGCGCGCCATGGCGGACAAGATCGCCGCCGCCGGACTGAGCGTTGGCTCGCTGGTGGCTCCGGTCTGGCCCGGCACCGTCGGTGGCAGCGCCTTTGGCTCCGCGGAGGACCGGAAGAACTTCGTTCTCGCCATCGAGAAAGCCTGCCGCATCGCGAAGATCCTCAATGACCATGGCGTTCGGAAGTCCGGCGTGCTCCGGATCGACACCGCCGGCGGAGTGGATGCTTTCCTGGAAGACCCTGCGGGCAACACGAAGAAGATCGCCGAGACCTTCCGTGAGGCGGGCAAGATCGCCCAACAGAACGGCGAGCGTCTCGCCGCTGAGGGTGAGATCTGCTGGGGCGGCATGCACTCGTGGAAAGCGATGCTGGATACCCTGGAGGCCACCGGCATGCCGGAGGTTGTCGGCTTCCAGGCGGACCTCGCCCACACCTACCTCTACCTCATGGGCTACAACGCCCCGGAGGCCGCGCTGCTCCAGCCCGGCTACACCGACGAGGAGTTCTGGCCGGCCTACAAGACGCTGACCGACGCGCTGCGCCCGTGGACCATCGACTTCCACGTCGCCCAGAACGACGGAACCGTCCATGGCACCGGCTCCCACGACAAGACCGGCCGCCACTGCCCGGCGGACGATCCGAACGGCAAGCTGGATATCGCGAAGGCCTCCGCCTACTGGCTCAAGGACGCGGACAAGCGCGGCATCAAGCACATCTGCTGGGATGGCTGCATGTTCCCGAACGAGACGCTCGAGAAGCAGGAAACCTGGAACACCATCCTTGGCGCGATGATCAAGGTGGACGAAGCCATCTGATCTTACGGAGCGCGGACTTCAGTCCGCCTCTTCCCTTCCTCAACCGAACAAGCGGACTGAAGTCCGCGCTCCATCCATTCCAATGTCCAAAAAAGAAATCCGCATCGGCCTCATCGGCTACGGCTTCATGGGCCGCACCCATTCGAACGCCTACTCCCAGCTCTCCCATTTCTTCGATACCGAGCACGTGCCGGTCCGCCAGGCGGTCTGCGGCCGTGACGAGGCGAAGGTGAAGGCCTTCGCCGAAAAGTGGGGCTACGCTTCCTACGAAACCGACTGGCGCGAGCTGGTGAAGCGTGAAGACATCGACGCCGTCGATATCTGCACGCCGAACGACTCCCACGCCGAGATCGCGCTCGAGTGCATCAGGCACGGCAAGATGATCCTCTGTGAAAAGCCGCTCGCGCTCGACGGTCCGCAGGGTGAGAAGATGGTCGAAGCCGTTGAGGCCGCCGGCCTGCCGAACCTCGTCTGGTACAACTACCGCTTCCTGCCTGCCGTCACGCTGGCGAAGAACATCGTGGATGCCGGGGAACTCGGCCGCGTGTTCCACTACCGCGCGAACTTCCTCCAGGACTGGACCATTTCCGAAGAACTGCCGCAGGGTGGTGCCGGACTCTGGCGTCTGGATGCGGCGGCCGCAGGTTCCGGCGTGACCGGCGACCTGCTCGCCCACTGCATCGACACCGCGCGCTGGATCAACGGCGACATCGTCTCCGTGTCCGCGATGACGGAGACTTTCATCAAGGAGCGCGTCCACACCGCCACCGGTGAGAAGCACCCGGTGACCATCGACGACGCGTGCGCGTTCATCGCCCGCTTCGAGAACGGCTCGCTGGCGATCTTCGAATCCACCCGCTACGCCCGTGGCCACAAGGCGCTCTACACCTTCGAGATCAACGGTGAGAAGAAGTCGCTGGCGTGGGACCTCCACGACATGAACTACCTCTCCTACTTCGACCACGGTGTGGCCGGTGACCGCCGCGGCTGGACGAACATCCACGCCACGGACGGAGACCATCCTTATTCCGGCAACTGGTGGGTTCCTGGCCTCTGCCTGGGCTATGAGCACTCCTTCACCCATGAGCTGGCGGAGTTCTTCAAGTCGCTCGACGATCCATCCGCGGAGAAGCGCTACTCGGATTTCCGCCACGCGCTGGGCACCCAGTACGTGTGCGACGCCGTGCTTGAGTCCGCGAAGACCAAGCAGTGGGTGGACGTGAAGAAAGCCTGAGGCGTTCTTTCCGACCTGTCTTCATGGCCCCGGCCCGGTTTTTCCGGCCCGGGGCTTTTTCCGTTTTACCGATCCCGGAAAACGCTTACCGGTTTAGGATCGACGTAATCTGATGAAATTTCATATCGGTTGATATCCAATCTGCCCTTTCAGATTGAAAACCCTACATGCCATGAAACCCACCATCCCAGCACGCACACCCATGCCGTTGCGGGCCGCCGCACTCGGCTTCGCCCTGATCGCTTCCCCAGCCGCACACGCCCAGGCCCAGCCGTCCATACCTGGAACATGGACGCTCGATTTCGAGGACAACTTCAACGGCACCACCCTGGACGGGACGAAATGGCGGATGGGCACCCACCATTCCGGCATCGCGGGCAGTGCTGGCAACGCTCCGCAGAACATCAGCGTGTCCGGTGGCATGCTGAAGCTGAAAGCGGAGCAACGCCCGGTCACCTTCGGCGGCACGAACTACAACTATGCGACCGGCGAGGTCAGCACCTTCACGAACTACCGGCGGCAATACGGCTTCTTCGAGGCCCGGGTGAAATATCCCGCCGTGACCGGTCTGTGGCCCGCGTTCTGGCTGATGCCGGACCGGGGCACCTACGGCGATCAGGTGGGCACCCGCAGGGCCTACCTGAAGTTCGACCTCACCGGCTCCGGCATTTCCACCGTCACCTCGGCCACGCTGCAGGTGAAGGTTTCCTCGCTGGAAGCCGGGCCGACCAACAACCTGATGGCCTTCAAGACCGGCGACGGCTGGAGCGAAAGCACCATCACCTGGAACAACAAGCCGGTGATGGATCCGGTGATGCTCGGCCAGAAATACAACAACACCGTCGCCGTCGGGGATACCATCGCGATCGATGTGACGCCCTACGTCGCGGAGCAGATCGCCGGGGACAAGGTGGTGAGTCTGGTGCTGGCGGACATCTACATGCGGGCGAAGCTGCTCGGCTTCCACAGCAGTGAGGCCACGAATGCCGCCGACCGGCCGAGGCTGGTCATCAACGGCACGGCGTACACCGCCACCGAGGACGCGACCGTCCGTGGTGGCAGCGCGGCGAACACCAACCTCGGCAATGCCACGACCCTGGAGGTGAAGGACAACTGGGGCAACACGGCGGACACTTTCAATGGCGGCATGGAGGTGGACATCCTGGAGTCGCTGGGCATCTGGGGGCCTGACCGGACCTCGCACGCGGTCCATTGGGACGGCTACGGCACCCAGCACAAGGCCCGCGGCTGGCATGACATCCACTATCCCACCAGCGACGATGGTTTCCACACCTACGGTGTCTATTGGCAGCCCGGCCTGCTGGAGTTCTATGTCGATGGCGTCCGCACCGGAGTGATGCAGGACTCCCGGGTCATGAGCACCAGCGCCTACATGATCCTCTCGCTGCAGCTCGGCGGCTGGGACAACAACAACCCCGGACCACAGGTCAACAACCAGACCATGGAGGTGGACTGGGTGAGGTCATGGACAGGCACCCGCTCCGCGCCCACCACCGTCATCGCGGACAACGCGACCGCCGCGGACACGTTCGCCACGGGCACTTGGACCACCTCCTCCGCCACCGGCGGCTACCATGGAGCCAACTACGTCCATGACGGCAACACCGGCAAGGGGACGAAGTCCTTCAACTTCTTCCCGAAACTCACCGCCGATGACGACTACGCGATCTACGGCCGCTGGACCTCCGATCCCAACCGTGCGACCAACGTGCCGGTCCGTGTGGTCGGTTCCGATTGGTTCGTCTATCCCCACACCGTGAACCAACGGGTGAACGGCGGGCAATGGCGCCTGATTTCCGGCCTGCCGCTCTCCGCCGCGAATGCGGAGATCGCGGTGGGCAATGACGGGACGAATGGCTTTGTCATCGCGGATGCCTTCCTCTTCATCCCCGCGGGTGCGAAGACCGGAGCGGTGGTGGTCGATGACACGGACACGTCGAAAGTCCAGCTCACCGGAGCATGGACCACGTCGTCGCACACCTCCGGTTACATCGGCACCGGCTATCTCCACGACGGGAACACCGGCAAGGGAACCAAGTCCGTGAAGTACATGCCACAGGTCCCCACGACGAAGGACTACTTCGTCTACGCGCGGTGGACCTCGGACTCCGGCCGGGCATCGAACGTGCCGATCGACATCGTGACCACCGCCGGCGTGGTGACTCCGCTGGCCAACCAGCGGATCGGCGGCGGTGAGTGGAACCTGCTGGGCGTCTATCCGCTCGCGGCGGGCACCGGCTCCATCACCATCCGCAACACCGGCACCAACGGCCATGTCATCGCGGATGCCGTGATGATCGTGCCAGTGCCGTGAAGATGGGTATGAGTATGGGGGGCGGAGCGGCGTTGGCCGCTTCAGCCCTCCTTCCATGCCCGCCGAACCTCCTCCGCGATGATGCGCAGGCCGTCACGGACGACCGCCTCATCCATCGCGTAGGAAACGCGGATGCATTCGTGGCGGTGCTTCCAGTCCTGGTCGTCGTCGCCGAAGAAAAAGTAGTGGCCGGGGATGACCAGCACCTCGCGCTGCTTGAGGCGCTGGTAAAGTTCCATCGAGGTGATGGGCAGGCCGGGGAACCAGAACCAGAGGAACAGCGCGCCCTCGCTGCGGTGCATGCGCCATGCGATGTCATCGCCGAAGGCCTCCT comes from the Luteolibacter sp. SL250 genome and includes:
- a CDS encoding DUF5722 domain-containing protein, whose product is MPTIAALGWALAATLAGAEDLSARLDAYLEAEFSARIERVTAGEKEITISGTSDREASLASLPMERRHDDTTAPEILATIQPGKFSLTVPRGDRLTHRWQLVGDGKAISHARYAEEVTCRAPDLPPAVLKSKKGLGGWNAGRIPGELETLGISSVTVNVKVDTLVALQPGPGTVPFQWNGRTWHAREDRLAELDRTFAEAEKNGVMVSAILLVGNPARENNDVVRLMGHPDATKDGIFAMPNVTSTDGISLYGAVLDLMAERWSKAGTPHGRVHQWIMHNEVDAGHEWTNAGEKSAVEFMDLYLRSMRMMDLIARQYDPNARVLISLTHHWADPGKKEWYGSKRLLDLLARFGEAEGDFPWGVAYHPYPQSLLNPRTWEDDQATHSPDTAKITPKNLEVLDVFMKQPRLLHHGNVRPVHLSENGFNSKDYSDAVLAEQAAGMAYAWKKLSGLSSIKAWEYHNWIDNRHEYGLRIGLRKFPDEPGDPHGKKPIWHLYQALGTDREDAACAPYLKTIGIPSWETIR
- a CDS encoding PIN domain-containing protein; the protein is MALILDSSLWVDFTRRKSPAALKAKIHPWIMDHRATLCEMVAFEVLRHATIAERGPLTAQFSTLPLLATPPTLWRDAAKLGQACRDKGTNAGSMDLLIAAIALHHRAELVTFDADYHAISAVSGLKITVLSRAIP
- a CDS encoding TIM barrel protein; translated protein: MKLHNAMWPGLVGKEPGTDHPPIPLDRMIELTVNASVNGRKFDGIDLFLFHPHTDPDISESDLRAMADKIAAAGLSVGSLVAPVWPGTVGGSAFGSAEDRKNFVLAIEKACRIAKILNDHGVRKSGVLRIDTAGGVDAFLEDPAGNTKKIAETFREAGKIAQQNGERLAAEGEICWGGMHSWKAMLDTLEATGMPEVVGFQADLAHTYLYLMGYNAPEAALLQPGYTDEEFWPAYKTLTDALRPWTIDFHVAQNDGTVHGTGSHDKTGRHCPADDPNGKLDIAKASAYWLKDADKRGIKHICWDGCMFPNETLEKQETWNTILGAMIKVDEAI
- a CDS encoding Gfo/Idh/MocA family oxidoreductase, with product MSKKEIRIGLIGYGFMGRTHSNAYSQLSHFFDTEHVPVRQAVCGRDEAKVKAFAEKWGYASYETDWRELVKREDIDAVDICTPNDSHAEIALECIRHGKMILCEKPLALDGPQGEKMVEAVEAAGLPNLVWYNYRFLPAVTLAKNIVDAGELGRVFHYRANFLQDWTISEELPQGGAGLWRLDAAAAGSGVTGDLLAHCIDTARWINGDIVSVSAMTETFIKERVHTATGEKHPVTIDDACAFIARFENGSLAIFESTRYARGHKALYTFEINGEKKSLAWDLHDMNYLSYFDHGVAGDRRGWTNIHATDGDHPYSGNWWVPGLCLGYEHSFTHELAEFFKSLDDPSAEKRYSDFRHALGTQYVCDAVLESAKTKQWVDVKKA
- a CDS encoding DNRLRE domain-containing protein codes for the protein MKPTIPARTPMPLRAAALGFALIASPAAHAQAQPSIPGTWTLDFEDNFNGTTLDGTKWRMGTHHSGIAGSAGNAPQNISVSGGMLKLKAEQRPVTFGGTNYNYATGEVSTFTNYRRQYGFFEARVKYPAVTGLWPAFWLMPDRGTYGDQVGTRRAYLKFDLTGSGISTVTSATLQVKVSSLEAGPTNNLMAFKTGDGWSESTITWNNKPVMDPVMLGQKYNNTVAVGDTIAIDVTPYVAEQIAGDKVVSLVLADIYMRAKLLGFHSSEATNAADRPRLVINGTAYTATEDATVRGGSAANTNLGNATTLEVKDNWGNTADTFNGGMEVDILESLGIWGPDRTSHAVHWDGYGTQHKARGWHDIHYPTSDDGFHTYGVYWQPGLLEFYVDGVRTGVMQDSRVMSTSAYMILSLQLGGWDNNNPGPQVNNQTMEVDWVRSWTGTRSAPTTVIADNATAADTFATGTWTTSSATGGYHGANYVHDGNTGKGTKSFNFFPKLTADDDYAIYGRWTSDPNRATNVPVRVVGSDWFVYPHTVNQRVNGGQWRLISGLPLSAANAEIAVGNDGTNGFVIADAFLFIPAGAKTGAVVVDDTDTSKVQLTGAWTTSSHTSGYIGTGYLHDGNTGKGTKSVKYMPQVPTTKDYFVYARWTSDSGRASNVPIDIVTTAGVVTPLANQRIGGGEWNLLGVYPLAAGTGSITIRNTGTNGHVIADAVMIVPVP